In Clostridium sp. DL-VIII, the following proteins share a genomic window:
- a CDS encoding DUF5662 family protein has protein sequence MNIVNHFKTITNHKLLVMKYCFKAGLYKQGLLHDLSKYSFVEFSAGMKYYRGYVSPNSIQKTVEGYSAAWLHHKGRNKHHFEYWIDYGINEEDGLMGMKMPVKYVVEMFIDRVCASKNYLKEKYDDKCPLAYYEKRKHYYILHKEVRELLEILLNKLANEGEDKTFTYIKFILSHSDVGNTKY, from the coding sequence ATGAATATTGTTAATCATTTTAAAACTATAACTAATCATAAATTATTAGTTATGAAGTATTGTTTTAAAGCAGGTTTATATAAACAAGGATTACTTCATGATCTGTCTAAATATTCATTTGTGGAGTTTTCAGCTGGAATGAAATATTATCGAGGATATGTAAGTCCTAATAGTATTCAAAAAACTGTGGAAGGATATTCAGCAGCATGGCTACATCATAAAGGCAGAAATAAACATCATTTTGAATATTGGATTGATTATGGAATAAATGAAGAAGATGGCTTAATGGGAATGAAAATGCCTGTTAAGTATGTTGTAGAAATGTTTATAGACAGAGTATGTGCTTCAAAAAATTATTTAAAAGAAAAGTATGACGATAAATGTCCACTCGCCTATTATGAAAAGAGAAAACATTATTATATATTACATAAAGAAGTAAGAGAACTTTTAGAAATCTTACTTAATAAACTTGCCAATGAGGGAGAAGATAAAACTTTTACATACATTAAATTTATATTATCCCATTCCGATGTAGGCAATACCAAATATTAA
- the vanZ-A gene encoding glycopeptide resistance protein VanZ-A, producing the protein MGKVLSRGLLALYLGILIWLVLFKLQYNILSVFNYHHRSLNLDPFTFPLKLNGSINFGELIDNIIIFIPFGVLLNVNFKKVRFLSKLTLILVFSITCELIQFIFAIGAADITDVITNTVGGFLGLVLYSLSNKYVNNKKLDRVIIFVGILLLILLLYYRIHVLILKY; encoded by the coding sequence ATGGGAAAAGTGTTATCTAGAGGATTGCTAGCTTTATATTTAGGGATACTAATCTGGTTAGTCTTATTCAAATTACAATACAATATTTTGTCAGTATTTAATTATCATCATAGAAGTCTTAACTTAGATCCATTTACTTTTCCTTTAAAGTTAAATGGAAGTATTAATTTCGGGGAGCTAATAGACAATATTATAATTTTTATTCCTTTTGGTGTGCTCTTGAATGTCAATTTCAAAAAAGTTAGATTTCTATCTAAGCTTACTTTGATACTGGTTTTTAGCATTACTTGTGAACTAATTCAATTTATCTTCGCTATTGGAGCGGCAGACATAACAGATGTAATTACAAATACTGTTGGAGGCTTTCTTGGACTGGTATTATATAGCTTGAGCAATAAGTATGTTAATAATAAAAAATTAGACAGAGTTATTATTTTTGTTGGTATACTTTTGCTAATTTTACTGCTATATTACCGTATTCATGTACTAATACTAAAATATTAA
- a CDS encoding MBL fold metallo-hydrolase: MKIKWFGQSCFMITSKNGTKILTDPYKKMLGYKLPEIEANIVSTSHEHSDHNNIKAVSGDFMHINELGTFSKDGIEIKGIQTFHDKASGAKRGKNTIYNFKVDGINICHCGDLGHTLDANIVKEIGNVDILLLPVGGMATIDAVDAVNVMKQLKPRVVIPMHYRTKALGIFGFIFAKVDKFISASGLKVKEQDILELNQENINDYSGIVVLKYD; this comes from the coding sequence ATGAAGATTAAATGGTTTGGACAATCATGTTTTATGATAACTTCTAAAAATGGAACAAAAATATTAACAGATCCTTATAAAAAAATGTTGGGGTATAAATTGCCTGAAATTGAAGCAAATATAGTATCTACTAGTCATGAACATAGTGATCACAATAATATAAAGGCAGTCAGCGGTGACTTTATGCATATAAATGAATTAGGGACTTTTTCAAAAGATGGGATTGAGATAAAGGGTATACAGACATTTCATGACAAAGCTTCAGGAGCTAAGAGGGGCAAAAATACCATATATAACTTTAAGGTTGATGGAATAAATATTTGTCATTGTGGAGATCTTGGACATACTCTGGATGCTAATATTGTAAAGGAAATAGGTAATGTAGATATACTGCTTCTTCCAGTCGGCGGGATGGCTACAATTGATGCCGTTGATGCAGTTAATGTAATGAAGCAGCTAAAACCTAGAGTAGTTATACCTATGCACTACAGAACGAAAGCATTGGGAATATTTGGTTTCATATTTGCCAAGGTTGATAAATTTATATCAGCTTCAGGGCTTAAAGTAAAGGAACAAGATATACTGGAATTAAACCAAGAGAATATTAATGATTATTCTGGTATTGTTGTTCTTAAATATGATTAA
- a CDS encoding AraC family transcriptional regulator: MNIMKNLIFHIHYCNCKQLGEEMKHLSRINRTLQHHVLILITTGNGYIRTPHKSYQLKEGTLLYLCPNVQYSVEVESVDPIYFFSVHFSYAIVGFDNNKWNITDKVDTLPLDFVQKLKDYYLVNNAFKKLVDNWMAKLPIYEFVTKTLFRELLFEIFQNIKNNKNNYSVSLKVDKVIEYMLNNIDNKITLTDLSELVSLSPQYLSKVFKETTGYSVIEFFNKIKVDKAKELLIADDKKIKEVAKMLGFTDEFYFSRIFKKIEGISPLEFYLKNIHGY, encoded by the coding sequence ATGAATATAATGAAAAACTTAATTTTTCATATTCACTACTGTAATTGTAAGCAGTTAGGTGAAGAAATGAAACATTTAAGTAGAATTAATAGAACACTTCAGCATCATGTATTAATTTTAATTACTACGGGTAATGGATATATTAGAACTCCACATAAAAGCTATCAACTTAAGGAAGGCACTTTGTTATATCTTTGTCCAAATGTTCAATACTCTGTAGAAGTTGAATCTGTGGATCCTATTTACTTTTTTTCAGTACATTTCAGTTATGCAATAGTAGGATTTGATAATAATAAATGGAATATTACAGATAAAGTTGATACTTTGCCTTTAGATTTTGTGCAAAAATTAAAGGATTATTATTTGGTTAATAATGCATTTAAGAAATTAGTAGATAATTGGATGGCAAAACTTCCAATTTATGAGTTCGTAACGAAAACTTTATTTCGGGAATTATTATTTGAGATTTTCCAAAATATAAAAAATAATAAAAATAATTATTCAGTGTCCTTAAAGGTTGATAAAGTAATTGAGTATATGCTAAATAATATAGATAATAAAATTACTTTAACGGATTTATCTGAGCTAGTGAGCTTGTCGCCCCAATATTTATCTAAAGTTTTTAAGGAGACTACAGGATATTCTGTTATAGAGTTTTTTAATAAAATAAAAGTTGATAAAGCTAAAGAATTGCTTATTGCTGATGATAAAAAAATAAAAGAAGTAGCTAAAATGCTTGGCTTTACTGATGAATTTTACTTTAGCAGGATATTTAAAAAAATTGAAGGCATAAGTCCTTTAGAGTTTTATCTTAAAAATATCCATGGATATTAA
- a CDS encoding D-alanyl-D-alanine carboxypeptidase has translation MVRKVEKKKSKILIYVAVLLMSGITTFVYKYIIVSGYQHIFEKEYGGRITSASSFDSSVPISPDKLNSPNAILIRLKDHTVLMQKNSEEKIYPASLTKMMTAIVAIENLSNLKEEIKLTNSAFQGLYGADASMAGFKPGEQVRAIDLLYGALLPSGAECCIGLADQIAGSEQNFVKMMNKKAADLGMKNTHFENATGLQNENHYTTVKDLSILLSYALKNDTFREIFTSSRHSTAPTNKHPRGITFNSTMFEELKNQNIVGGEILGGKTGYTDEAGLCLASLAKVDGQEYILISAGAKGDHHSQQYNITDALVVYNSIDKG, from the coding sequence ATGGTACGAAAAGTAGAAAAGAAAAAGTCAAAAATACTAATATATGTAGCAGTTCTGTTGATGTCTGGAATTACTACTTTTGTTTATAAATATATTATTGTTTCGGGATATCAGCACATCTTTGAGAAAGAATATGGCGGTAGAATAACATCGGCTTCATCGTTTGATTCTTCTGTTCCTATATCTCCTGACAAGCTGAATAGTCCTAATGCAATTCTGATTCGTTTAAAAGATCATACCGTCCTAATGCAGAAAAATAGTGAAGAAAAAATCTATCCTGCTTCTTTGACTAAAATGATGACAGCCATTGTTGCCATAGAAAATTTATCTAATCTAAAGGAAGAAATCAAACTGACAAATTCTGCGTTTCAGGGACTGTATGGAGCAGATGCATCAATGGCAGGTTTTAAACCAGGTGAGCAGGTTAGGGCAATCGATTTGTTATACGGGGCACTGCTGCCAAGCGGTGCGGAGTGCTGTATTGGCCTTGCCGATCAAATTGCAGGTTCAGAGCAGAATTTTGTAAAGATGATGAATAAAAAGGCGGCTGATCTTGGGATGAAAAACACTCATTTTGAAAATGCCACAGGGCTTCAAAATGAAAATCATTATACAACAGTCAAAGATTTGTCTATTCTTCTAAGCTATGCATTGAAGAATGATACCTTCAGGGAAATTTTTACTTCATCTCGTCATTCCACAGCACCTACGAATAAGCATCCTCGCGGGATAACCTTTAACAGTACCATGTTTGAAGAACTCAAAAATCAAAACATTGTTGGCGGAGAAATTTTAGGAGGAAAAACTGGATATACCGATGAGGCCGGTCTATGTCTTGCGAGTCTCGCCAAAGTGGATGGACAAGAATATATTTTAATTTCAGCTGGTGCAAAAGGCGATCACCATTCGCAGCAGTATAATATTACTGATGCATTAGTTGTATACAACAGTATTGATAAAGGATAA